ttatatataaaaatttacaatTCATTAATAACAATCATAatacaaaataatatttttataagagAAAAAATATAAGCATAGACAATTAAAATTTTCTGTTTATATATATAGACTcaaaaaatgattttttaaattataactgGTTATATGATTTTTTAAGTTGTAACTGattatttttcattttgaacGAATAAAAAAACTTTTTACAACACTGCCCTTTTAAAAATCTGCTACCTCTATAGCTTGTAGAAGGAATTAAATCACTAAATGTCAATAAAGGAATGGCCACATTATCAAACCCCATTAACAAAAGATCATCACCTATACATGAAGATTCAATACATTCAACTAAAAAAAATCAACTATCCAAATTATATTTGAAATTGTCAAAAAGCCATTAAATACGATAAAAAAACCACGTTAATGGCAAGAAAACAAGAATTCAATAACAAAAAGAGTAGAACCTCAGTATTAGGAGATAATATTAGATAGGTAAACAACCCATATTTATTCCTAaagcaataataattaatatacaaTACAGTCAAGCAGCACTTGTTCTCAGTGCGTGATAACATATCTTTTATTATAGTTTCTATTAATTATTATAACCATTATCTTTATCATTTGAGAATGTAATAATATttgttataataaaattaaatcataattataaAGGTACTATCCAAAAATATTAGTAAAACCGAACCATGAAAGCAAATTATCCGATTAAGCAATTAACCGATATTTTATGGTCGAATGCAAGTTCTTTTCTTAAAATATTGATCCAATTTTTTTGGATCAGATCAAAGAAAAGGACACAATTTGGCTATCCGATATATGCCCGCCGCTACTCACAAATTCACGATGTCATTTGTCCATCTTCCAAGCACAAGTAGATAGTCATTCAAGTGATTCAATTATGGCCGTAAAAGAACAACAGAATGCTTTAACCTTTCTAAGATAGGGTCATTCAAGTGAATCAATTTCACGCTTACACCTAGCAACTTCTACCAATCATTTCTTTCTTCCTCACCAACATCTACGATTTTGGGTAGGGAAGAGTTACTACATGTCCTTGCAATAAGAAGCTGGAGCAACTGTACCTCACGAGTAAAGATACTAGTGAATCAGAAAATGACAAGCTCCACTAATCAAATAAATTCAAGCTTAAACATCCAATAATCCCAATCTGGAATTCTATACACTAAAATTTGCTCTACATCGACTGTTGTGAGTATTTGAGGCAACACCAACCAAAGAAGAAAAAAAACAGCTCCTCTCATTCATTCTCAAGAGAATGCCACTAAGTCCTCCTTTCTTCTGCCAGTCAGAAGATTCAATTGAACAAACTTGTCAGATGAAGTTGAACATTAGTCATATATATTAGGCCTCCACAAAATCTCGTAACCTTTTCTGAGGGCCTTTCAGCAGAATTTGGAGGTTGCCATCAACCCTACGATGGGACGCAGAGACAAGGGAGTATTACAATGCACGTCTGAGAAACTAAAAAACTTTGACGATTCACTACTCAACTCTCCTATCCAACCATCTATATTTGACTAAATGACAATGACATGATCTTCTTTATTTTATGTATCTATTTTGGCCTGAACGATGCTGGATATTCAGGGATGGAGGCGGGGGTGGGATTGGTTTGGAATTTTGTTAAAACTGGAAGAGCAAATAAGAACAAAACTCTCAGATCATCATAAGGTTCAGTTTATAAATCCATATAACAGTAACCCTCCAGGAAGCTTTACTAGTTAGGAACAAATTTTAGACCAAGTTTGCCATGTAGATCAGATTTCGTGCTTCTAATCAACAGCATTTGTGAGCAGTCAAAATCATCTTTGGCCTCAATTTTTGCTAGCCTTTCAAACTTTTACTGTGTGAAAAAAATTCTACAGCTCCATAGATGCTACAGCTGAACAATGAGGAGATGAAAAAATGATAATAAAGAATGGGTGACAATAAggtacaatctcattcatgtgtGAGAATTTGGATGGCGAAGGGAGTACCTAGCCCATTTACTCAGGTATCAGTTTGATCCCATTGGTACCATCTTCAAGGCAGCTGCAATTGGCATGCCAATGAATCCAAGGAAAACGGTAACAAACCACTGCTGCCAACTGAGAGGATATGTGCTTGCAAATGTACTTAGGAGCTGAACAATTACAATTTGGAAGAGGACAGTGCAAGTGAGTACAGCCACAAACACATAGTTCTTCAGTATGCCTTTGAAGACATTTATCTTTTCCATCTCTCGGGAGCTGATCTCATTGAAAACCTGGAGAAGAAATATATTGACTTTAGCATCAGCAACTGAAGCTTCGCAGGCTTATAAATTAGGGGAGAAAAAAGGATTGATGAATAGTCATTTAGTAACTACTACTTGCATGGTATCATTGTATGAGCCAGTCAGAACCTACAGCTAGAAACAGTAAGTCATTTTCTCTACTAACTTTTAGTAAATTCTACAGAAATCAATTGAAGTCATCCAACAAAATCATTTGTCGTTGTCTTGCATTttggttttatttaattagagGGGAAAACGAGGGAGGAGGAAACAGTCAGCAGAGTTGCATACTTTTGTTGACATATGAATCTAGAAAAAATTGTCGTCATTTTCTACCATAAAATATGATATACAAAGATGAAGCAATGATAGACAACCCTAACATAAAGCAAAGAATTATGCACATGAATAACAAATGTATGAATGCACGGCTCTCCAAATAACATCAAGATTTTCTTTAGTCAACTTTAGGATAAAACTTTTGACTCCACAACTCAGGCCTTTAGgtcaaaatacaaaaaaaaaaaaaaaacggtcTGTTTAGATTCAAATGTAATAATGACATTACCTGACAAAAGACAAATGTGTTAAATATGAGTGTGTTTAGTACTAAGTCAGAATTTGGGCCATCAAGATGAAAAATTGATTTTCCTCTCGTCTGAAGGTACCATATCATCACAAACTGATAAATAGACTGCCCCAAAATATTTCTCCACATTACATTACTGATGAAGTTTCCCTTCCTACCAACTGGTGATCTCTTCATCAGGTCATCATTAGGAGGCTCTGTGGCTAGTGCTAGTGCTCCTAGAGTATCCATGATCATATTGACCCAGAGAAGTTGAACAGCAGTTAGGGGAGCATTACCTACGAGAACATCAGACACAAAAGAAGATGAATATTAATGTCATTCCAGAAAGTACCAAGAAGCGAAAAATCTGTAGGGAATTATGTAACAACAGGCTGACTTACCTGTCAAACAGGCTGAAGAAAAGTTGACAATCAGGGCAACCACATTGACTGTCAGTTGAAACTGAACAAATTTTTGAATGTTAACATAAACTGAACGTCCCCATTTTGCCACAGTCACAATTGTGGAGAAGTTGTCATCCAGAATTATGACATCAGCACTTTCCTTAGCCACCTGCACAACAAGGACATGCTTTTCAAAATATATACTTTAACAGGTTTATGAAAAATTCAGTACGACAAGAAGCATTGTAAAAAATCTAGGCAATGGGGCAGAATGATTAGGAAACAATTAGTGTTTTTCATCTGAAAAAATGAGTAGGATAAGCTTTCTTCTAATACCAAAAGTTTGGAAGCATAGTGGTCATCAAGCCACTAAACTTGGTACAGAGCATTCTATGACCATTCTTCTAAATAATGCCGTCATATTCACAGTTATGCAGATAAATTGAGCAGAACAAACCTCAGTTCCAGCAATGCCCATTGCTAACCCAATGTCGGCTTCATGAAGAGCCGGAGCATCATTTGTACCATCACCGGTCACTGCAACAACCTCTCCAAATTTTGTTCGCAAGTGCTTCACAAGGGTATGTTTATCCAATGGTGAAGATCGGGCCATTACCTGATCATTAAAGCCATATATATCCAAACAAAAATGAATTCAGTTATTATTCAAGGACTCTTAGTGGCCCATTGAGAAACACATGTGAGCAAAAAAAAATACAGCTGGACATTTTCAACAATCAACCATAAAGCAGGTGGCATATTAAAACACAGATAAATTGAAGGAAAATATCATTGGCATGCCATGCAAATTGAATGTCAAAATGTCATGAAGATGAAAAACAGTTCATCCACAAAGTACACCTTAAGGAATCCCAAAATGAtataataaaaacaaataaatGCACCTGAATTCTTGGAATCAGTTCAAGCAACTCCTCCTCACTTTTCTCCCGAAATTCTGGTCCTTCAATTGCTATGCCCTTATCCGTTAAAATTCCACATTCTCTAGCAATAGCCTTTGCAGTGGTTATGTTGTCTCCAGTGACCATTCGAACAACAATTCCAGCTGATTTGCAAATTGCAACAGACTCCTTGACGCCAGGGCGCACTGGATCTTTGATGCCTACAATACCTATGCAAGTGTACCCTTTGAAAGGAATATGGCTTTCAGCAGAGAATTCACTTCCAATTTCTATGTAAGCAAGGCAAAGAGTTCGAAGAGCTTCACTGGCAAATTGTTCAATCGTATTCTTTAAATGATTGATGGTTGTTTCATCAAGGGGAACAACCTCACCATTTGTGTCTATAAATTTGTCACATGCAGCTAAAATTATTTCAGAGGCACCCTTGCAGTGTGCCCGAAAACCTCCATCAGGAAGCTCTAAAACTACACCCATTCTCTTCTTTGCAGAGTTGAATGGTTCAACTTTCACAATTTTtgatttttctctttcttctttgAAATTTCCTCCCAGTAACAACCCCAACTCTAAAAGAGCAGTTTCAGTGGGTGATCCTAGAATCTCAATTTTGTTCTCTTTGTTAATAACAACTTCTCCTCCAGTGTTATTAAATATTGACTCAAATAGAATTCTCATAGCAGAATCAGGAACTGCAGGACCAAAATTAAGAGTACTCTTGGAGCTGTTCACTTCCTTGATTTCCCCACAGATGCATGCTTTTACAACGGTCATGTGGTTAGTTGTTAGTGTTCCAGTTTTGTCACTACAGATAGTTGTGGCAGACCCCATTGTCTCGCAAGCAGCCAGATGACGAACAAGTGCCTTAtcattcatcatcttcttcatggCAAAAGCAAGACTTAATGTGACAGCCAAAGGAAGGCCCTCAGGAACTGCAACAACAACAATTGTAACAGCAACAGCAAAAAATTCCAACATTTCCATGGCATCATCACCAGACCAGTTCCAGTGACTTCCTTCAACAAGCTTACGCCTAAATAATCCTTCCACCAGGACAGCAAATGTCACAATGGCAAAAAATAGGCCTATTTTCCCAATTATGGTTGCTACTCCATTCAGTTTGACCTGCAATGGGGTCTCATCGTCTCCTCCTTCACTTAGTGTAGCCATTAGTTTACCCCACTGTGTTCTCATTCCAACAGTAGTCACAAGCATTTTGCATGATCCATCTTGAACTTTGGTTCCTGAAAGAAGAAAGGGATTTGTAGCATCCACATGAACTGGCTCACTCTCTCCTGTTAAACTAGATTCATTAATTAACAAAGAAAACCCGGAGATAAAAAGTCCATCAGCTGGGACCTGGTCTCCAATGGAAAGATGAACGATGTCACCaggaagtaaatcatatatggaGATCTTCTGCCTCAAGCCATTTCTAGTAACCTGAATTGATATCTTTTTCTTCTCCTTGTCTAAATCTTTAAACTGCAGAGATTGCTTATAATCACTAGTGGCGGTGACAAATACAACAAGCAAAATACTTGCAACAATTCCAAGACCATCATGAGCACCCTTTGGCCATCCTTCCATTATTATGCCAACACTGAGAGACACAAGGGCACAAACACCAAGTATCATAAGAGTCATATCTTGAAGGGCTTCCCAAACAAAAACCCAGAAACCCCTTGGTGGGCTCTCAGTGAATTTATTTATCCCATAAATTTCTTTCCTTCTATTAAGTAAATCGTCACAAGTAGAAATACCATCAGCAATTGATGTGGAGAGCTTGCCAGAGATACCCGCCACCCATCCATGAACTGCCAGTTTCTTCAAGTCATGGCCTTCAACAATTGATGCCAACTCTTCGGCACAAATTTGAAAACCAGCAGACTCAACCTCGTCAGGTACGGTGTAGTCATTGGACAAATTTAGACCTGCAAGTATTCAAGGAAAAATCAACATGGAAGGAGAAACCCCAAATTAACTCAAAACTTTTGAACAAAGCAAGTGATTCTCACAATGAATAAATTGAAGAGCAGCCTTTGAGACCAAAACTGCAACACGAAGCTTCTCCTGAAATGTAGAGATGAAAAACAAGGAAATCAAATAAGGGGTACATGAAAATGTAATTTTTTACCTAAGATTTGTATCAAAGGGAGAATATTTTTCAAGACCATTCATTACTGAAGCCATTAATAGGCTACGAAGATTCATTCATGAACCAAAGTTTTTACCGGAGATAGCAAGTTTAGAGAACAAACATCTCACTAAAGCTATATTCCTGAGAGAACAACCAGTCCAAGTATTATTGCAGAGCGTTCCACGGTGTAAACAATTTCCAATGACGAACTAATGCACGTCATTAGAAACCTGTTCTTTCTTTCTTCTAAAAACAATTACCATATGCATATAACACAAGATTTCTCCACCAATTCTTCTGCTCAACCCTCTTGATACAATTACAGAACAAAAATTACTTTCATACACCGCATGGCCAATTATATTGCGGTATCTCCTAAAGCATCACGAATCTTACTACATCCTGACAGAATCCATATTTACAGGTTCGATATCTATATATAAGCTTTTGTGTTGCCAACATTATGCCTCTAAAGGTCATAAGAACTGGCAATTAGGCAAAGCAGGAAGTTGTGAGTATAGTTAGCAAATAGTTCCACTGGACTATTTTTGAAGCCTTAGATTCAATTTCCTTTATACAAGCATCCACCTCATTGCATTTAAAAATAACTGTCGTAACGACTTGATTTAGGGTGATATAGGCGAAATTTGTCCAATGAAAATGAACTAATCAACTTGCTTTTATTTATTGCGAGGAAATCTCAGCAGcagaaattaattatatataaaaaaaatccgtaatatttttttacaaaaaattaggaaaaataaaaaagaagcaaTCTGAAATGGTCAAGTAGGAGTCTCTCTCGAGTTCTATACAAGATATTTTgaattggaatttttttttaaaaaaaaaaagttctttcAAGGGAAGGAAACAACGGAATGatagagagagaagggagaggaagACCTGATTAGAGCGACGAATAGCCTCGGCCTCAAAGCGTTTGGAGAGATTAGCAGTGAAACGAAACCGCCGTTTCGGATTCTTGACTAACCAACAGAGCTTCCTCCATCTCTGCAAGGCTTCCTCCGATGAGTTCTTAGGCTTCACGTCCCCGAAGTTCTCATTCAAATAGTTCTCCATCGCATGGGATTCCGTCTACTAAATTAACCAATTGATTTTCGCTTGCTTCTAGTTTGAAAATAACTGCTAACCCCTCACCTCTATAGAGAAGCTGAGAAGCAAGAAAGAACCGAAGATAAAATTCTCAAGCAATGTTTTGTTCCATTGCCACCTAACCTTCCCTTTCGGAAAAAGTAACAAAGAAAAGTAAAGACTAAAACTTGACCTTGAAACTTGTAAGTAACGCAGCCTCCATCGCAGAGCGGAGGGGTAGATGTAGATCTGACCGTGCAGAATCAAAATAAACCAAAGTCAAGGTTTAGGTGCGAGTAATCTGATTGTGTCAGAATAGGAATTAGTTTCACGCGTTTCAGGCATGTGAGTGAGTAGCCAATAGCGTGGCGACATCCCACTAGCGTTATTTTAATTTACGGGCTTTTTGTTTTCCCCTCTTAGCGGGCCGTTTGTTTTGGACTTCATATTTTGGAATTTTCCTTTCATATTTttgtagcttttggtcaaagaagaaaatatTGACACGTTTGCAGTTGCGCAAGTGAGATTTAGACCTGTCTTATAATCCCTCATTTTTGGggttttattattgttattatttaatttttatatttcatcaCCCTAtttctcatataaaaataaacatatttttattttaatataatttaaaaaatatatttttatttaaaatatattaatgaaTATATTTGGCAATTTCTTTATCACAATCTCATTTCACACAATATTTCGCAACTTTGcatgtaaaatttcatgctaACGCACGCGAGTGCTTCTCCTTATTTTCTTTCACATCTttgaattagaaaaaaaaaaatctttcacaatttaaaagtaACAAcagggaaagaaaaaaaaaattattagtctttgtttttctctttttttttcctaattttcttaaatttttttaattaatttatatttcactTATAAGTATTTACTTTAATttataaactttaaaaataaatttaaaattatttatttataatattttttaaatttataaattaaaataaaaataaatcgataaactttttatttaaatatctataaatattattatttaaattaatttaacaaaatattttattattttatatttatttaatttttaaaatttcattatatattttatttattattctttctaatcattttaatgagaaatatatttataagttattttttattaaacattttaattatttatttatcatttttaagtaatttaaattaaataaataattaattttttattttaatatctataaattttatatttataagttagtttgataaaatattttattatattatcttagtttaatttattaaattttatatttaatattctttttaattattttattatatttataagtttttttattaaatactttaattatttatttatttattacttataaatattttaattaaatttataattatttaaaaatttaaatgcatATATACCAACGTATCTTAGAAACTAAAATTTGTAAACTAAAATTTCCTTACTTTGATCTGTACACTGTGATTTTGTTCAATACATGCCTTCAAGGGGAGACTTtgaaaaggagagagagagaggtattataaaaataaaaaaatatacataTTTCTCATTCATGGATGGCGGCAGACATGTAGCTTTTGACTTTTTCAACGGTCTTGATCTTTACCAGacttttgttattattattattattattattaacaggAAATAAGTTACCTTCAAAAGTCAGACCACGAATGCATTTGGTCTAGTATTAATGCCATGAGCCTCCCTTAAAGGATTCGAAGTTTTAACTTGGTAAGTATTAGACCAAATACAGATAAAGCCCAATATGAGCTCAGAGCCTCAGACCAAGTTAAACTTTTAACTCACCCGAGAAAAAATGGGCTTCCCCTCAGCCTCGCTATGCACAGCCTATTTATGAGCCCACAGTAATTAAGGTCATCGGCCGATGAACAATCTTTAGCAGGCCTGGGATAAGATGATGACAATTGACTATGATAACACCATTTAACAGTGACATAAGATCAATTATGTATAATGAGTGATGACTGGCCAACTGCGAAGCAAAGTAACATCCAACTGATCGACAGCATGATCAAT
This is a stretch of genomic DNA from Hevea brasiliensis isolate MT/VB/25A 57/8 chromosome 12, ASM3005281v1, whole genome shotgun sequence. It encodes these proteins:
- the LOC110639993 gene encoding calcium-transporting ATPase 1, coding for MENYLNENFGDVKPKNSSEEALQRWRKLCWLVKNPKRRFRFTANLSKRFEAEAIRRSNQEKLRVAVLVSKAALQFIHCLNLSNDYTVPDEVESAGFQICAEELASIVEGHDLKKLAVHGWVAGISGKLSTSIADGISTCDDLLNRRKEIYGINKFTESPPRGFWVFVWEALQDMTLMILGVCALVSLSVGIIMEGWPKGAHDGLGIVASILLVVFVTATSDYKQSLQFKDLDKEKKKISIQVTRNGLRQKISIYDLLPGDIVHLSIGDQVPADGLFISGFSLLINESSLTGESEPVHVDATNPFLLSGTKVQDGSCKMLVTTVGMRTQWGKLMATLSEGGDDETPLQVKLNGVATIIGKIGLFFAIVTFAVLVEGLFRRKLVEGSHWNWSGDDAMEMLEFFAVAVTIVVVAVPEGLPLAVTLSLAFAMKKMMNDKALVRHLAACETMGSATTICSDKTGTLTTNHMTVVKACICGEIKEVNSSKSTLNFGPAVPDSAMRILFESIFNNTGGEVVINKENKIEILGSPTETALLELGLLLGGNFKEEREKSKIVKVEPFNSAKKRMGVVLELPDGGFRAHCKGASEIILAACDKFIDTNGEVVPLDETTINHLKNTIEQFASEALRTLCLAYIEIGSEFSAESHIPFKGYTCIGIVGIKDPVRPGVKESVAICKSAGIVVRMVTGDNITTAKAIARECGILTDKGIAIEGPEFREKSEEELLELIPRIQVMARSSPLDKHTLVKHLRTKFGEVVAVTGDGTNDAPALHEADIGLAMGIAGTEVAKESADVIILDDNFSTIVTVAKWGRSVYVNIQKFVQFQLTVNVVALIVNFSSACLTGNAPLTAVQLLWVNMIMDTLGALALATEPPNDDLMKRSPVGRKGNFISNVMWRNILGQSIYQFVMIWYLQTRGKSIFHLDGPNSDLVLNTLIFNTFVFCQVFNEISSREMEKINVFKGILKNYVFVAVLTCTVLFQIVIVQLLSTFASTYPLSWQQWFVTVFLGFIGMPIAAALKMVPMGSN